Genomic window (Theileria annulata chromosome 4, complete sequence, *** SEQUENCING IN PROGRESS ***):
CATCCACTTTACGTTAACAATCACAGAATTGCCTTGGTCGTCCATAATGTgtacaaaaattaattaaatttaaagtttTGTAATTTTCATGTTTAATTGATGAATGTGGGATAAATCATACATGAGTTGTGTTATTACCTCATTAAGTTCGGTGTCACTTTTATATGTCTATAGAAATCGTCTAATTAGAATTCCTGTTTTATCTTTTGTTTAATCAATACTAATATCCAAAGtattgattatttttaatttttctcTCAATAATGCTGGATTTAATTAACACAGCGTTTTTATTCCCACATTATTGATTATGTATTCTCGAAAGGAGGTTGGCGTCCTATAAAATTGGTTTTTAACCAAGTTAAATATAAACCAATatatatctaaaattaaaaatggttTAGATTGATGATATCAGAAGTAAACGGAGGAGATTGCGAAATGAATCCTGTGTAGATGATGTTGATCGAGAACCTTTTGAAGAAACCAAAGAAGATACCTCTCCAAAAAAACAAGATGTTAGTTCAGTAGTTAATATGTACCGCAGAACGACCCTGGAAATGAAGAAAGCGTTTCATCAAAAAAAGCCAAACACTTGACAAAGATTGACGACGACTTTAAAGATGTGAGCACTCTGGACAAAGAGTTCGTAGAGGAACTTGCCAAAGAAACTGAGGAAGAAAAGAAAGTTGAAGATCCCTGGCTAGAATCATTGAAAACCTCAGAGTTTGATGTAAGTTTTAGGTCTAATGGAGATTTTTAGGACACACAGGTTGTCTATGAAAGTCCAAAGAGAGTCGTAAAACCTTCTAAACGATCTGAAACAGTGGACTTGATCTACGATTTACCAAAAGTTGAAGTAATTAGACTACTGATCTCAATGTTGGAAGATGAACAAACCCCTTCGGATTACTTAAAATCTAAAGAATTTAAGGAAAAGAGTGAAAAGGATCTGAAAAAATCACCATTTGAAGTTTCTGACCTAGCGCATGTTCTTACCATGACCTGGCAGAGTTAGTTTAAATAGAAATAAGAAGCTTTAGACGTGTATTTCATGACAAAGGAGGAAATTATCGAATCGCTCATTAACTACAAAAACAACGGTTCgtaagtaatttttaattcttaTAGGCAAGGAACTTAAGAACTACGAGTTCAGGTGGGTAAAGGACGAGCTTGCCGTCCATGGACCATACCCACATGAGGACATTCTTATGTGGATAATATATGTAAGTTAACAATTTGTAATGTGGCACCAGGGCTGCGTTTCTGATGAGAATCCAATTCTGGTTCGTGAGCTTGATGAACATGGGAACCCCAAGACTGAGGAATGGACAAAATACAAGGACTCAGACGTTTACAACATTTTCCCGGTTGAAAGTCAAACGAAGTCCCAATCCTCTAAGAAACCTGAGAAAGAAGAAGAGGAAGGTGAAGATGATGAcgatgaagatgatgaacCAGAAGACGATGGTTTCTCAGGAAAGAGTAAGAAAAAGTTAATTGGCGTGAGGGTCAAGGACAAGGAAGAGGAATACCAGGAATCTGATGACGACGATTATGAATAACCtgtaaaataatgatgTAATGTGTagaaaagaagaaaattatatgtGTATATATACGTGTATATGTATAAGATTAGTCCACAACTAGTCAATGAGATTATGGAAGTGTTAATATTTCACAACCGTCCTTAGTAACCAGAACAGTGTGCTCAAATTGAGAACACAAGCCGTTGTCTGCTGTGGCGATGGTCCAGCCATCCTCCCAAGTGTATATAGAATTATCTCCTTGGCAAACTATGGGTTCTAAAAAGTTGTAAATGAACCGAAAGTACCAATGGTGAAAATATGTCCCTCTTCAGCTACGCCGGGTGTTGAGCTGGCTAAAAACTTTTAATTCGTGAAAACTAACGGTTAGAAAACTGGATCATTGGAGGCATGTGGAGCATGTGGCCGATAAAATGCCCTCCAAACTCCCTAATAACTGAAAACCCGTTCTTCTCGGCGTGCTTTGTAACAAGTTCAGCCATCtttgaaaatttaaccCCGGGTTTCAAGCTCTCAATAGCGATATAGCAGCATTCCTAAAAAGGGTTATTAGAGGAAGAAATACCCTTGAAACTGAAACTAGTTTTTTGGCCTCTTCTGGAGCCTCTCCTACTATGCAAGTACCAGCGCAGTCCCCTGATAAAAgtcaataaattaaaaggTACCAAATACACCGTCATAAAAAACGGTACAATCGTAGGAAACAACGTCAGACTCGTGAAAAGGCCTCATACTAGGTATGCCGTGACAGGCGACTAAAATACAATATCTGAAAACCAGTTACCCTCATTTACGGAGATGCACAATGCTCTGGGATACCCGTGGAAATTAACACCGGAGGGATAAGCTCCGGAGTTTACGATAAAATCCTGACCCTTTCTGTCAATAAAATCAGCAGTGACCCCTGAAAATTCACGTAAGAGAATAAACCGCTGGAACTACTAACCTTTTACTGTGGAATCCAGGCATAGCTTCAAACATTTAGCTGCGATTTTTGCAGCAGATCTCATTTTAGAGATTTGTTCATCGGTTTTGACTTCAGCGAATGGGAGTTTCTGGGTATAGTATCTTTTCAACTCATCTTCTGTGCGATTCTGGGCGTAAAACGGTCTCACTATATGTTTAGGTATAGGATCATGCGATAAAACGGGATATTCGcctaattatttagttaaaattatcaataaaaaatatgatataAATCCGTACCGTATCTAACTGTTTGTTTGAAGTTTTTCCCGGATTTTATTCCATTCTTATTGCCCAAATTATTGGATATCTTTTCCAAAACAAGTTTTGGTGTAAGAACGGAgtttttcattaaattcttggtaaatttaaatgCCATTTATGTTACAAATCATCATAAAAgtaaatatttatcattatgTCGAAGAAGCatgttaaaaattctaGTTTAGTGATTCTTCTGTTCCCCATGTGCAACcttattttattctataaatttataacaCATTTACACtagtttatttttgttattattttttaagtTTAATTACATGTATAAATGGCTTCTGGTCAAAAATTGAGGTTCAACGCAGAGCATATTAAGCTGATAAGgtacacattttaaaagggtctaataaatatatatttcagGGACCAGTTTAAGCTTGTAGACTCGGATGGAGATAGGTTAATAAATGAGGATGAGGTATGTATGAActgtttaaattttaattttagtttcGGAAATTGTTCAGATCATTTGGTCAAACTGTTTCAAATAAACGTTTGGACTCGATAGTTTCAGGTTAGATTCGatgtttaaataatttgaatttagAGGTTTTTAAGGATCTCGATGGTTCCAAAGGTATTGTTTTTTCCTGATATTAACACTTAAGGAATTGATTTTGAGACTTTCATCAACAGCTTCATAAAGTTTTATTCTCGTCCTCCCACAGAGAAGGCCCTGGCTGAGGCTTTAAGTTTGTTTGAAAACAGCTCAGGTAAcaaattgtattatttacatatttagGATACCTTGATAAGCCAAGATTATTTAACCTTCTTTCAACTAGAGGCGAGAAGCTCAGCAAATCAGAACTTGAGGAGTTTTCCCAAATTATGGGTCTTAATAAGGACGTTTCGAAGTTAGACTCAAGAAAATTGGCAGAAAACATGTGTGGTCTTCTTTCTCAGGTCCCAACTCcaaactaataaatttactttacaataaatgtaaaaattttaacttgGGTAGAATTATCATGTATTTGTTGTTCACAActatatttatactttaaCGTCGTGTTCGGTGTATTTTCCCTTTGTCGACGATTTTCCTTTCCTTTCAAGTATCTTGCGACGGTGTTTGTCGAGTCTCAGCTTTGTAATGACGACATTGCTGGGATGGATTCCAACTTGAACGCTTTCGCGGTTGTTTTTATCTCTTGTTATACGTTCAATGTATATTTTCCACTTCTTACGATAGACTTGGGTCACTTTTCCTTCTCTGTCGTGGTAATGTCCTCTCACCACCATGACTTCGTCGTCCTTTCTGATCGGTATTGATCTGACGTTATACTTTTGTCTAAGTTCGCGGGAGAGAACTGCGCTCATGATTATCCTTCTTTTGCTTGAGTGGGCAGTGAAGTGGGCTTTGCGGTTCTTCCTTCTACTACTTGAAACGGCTAAGAAACAATTAGTaagtatttaaaattttgaatctAGTTAACTGTAATAAAACCAACTCTTGCTTGTCTTCAtatttaatcaaatataaaattgaataaataaaactCCTAAAATAATGCTATTAGAGcaaattattgattttaattgtttatattatctAAGCTAAAGAATCTTCTTGTTAGTTAAAACAATTATggtaattaaaaataatagtttaaaaGTCAAATAGTCAAGAAATGCTTACcagtaataaaatatactgtgaaatataatttatataaaaataaataaattatgtaGTAAAATTTGAATGTATTTTGGATTCATCAATATAGGTATGGGGTGTGATATATTGGCGTAGTACTAAGTGGAAGATTGATGAAATGAGTGGTACTTTTAATAGAATTTGggtaaattaattatttaattgataatatatgtTTCCAGTTgcaaatattaaatctatACTCTAATGTGTCAAATGTTTATAACcgtttattattactttatAAGAGTTGATAGGTCCAAGCGGTACATCAATATatcatatataaataagtaAAGCAAAGTTACACACGTCTTGATATAATGACAGGGGTGGGGTTCGAACCCACGCCATTACTGACAGCGGCCTAAACGCTGCGCCTTAGACCACTCGGCCACCCTGTCTCTTCTCTAACcttaaaatttactttGATATAATTCGATAATCTCATTTAACATTACAAACAACgttgtttattatttgtgtAGTTTAGTTCAAATGGGTAGTAAGGACATTCACTAGTCAGTTGGGTTACAAATATACATGGTCGTATtctataataatacataaaTCTCTTAAGGAATCTcgaaaatgataatatgttaaataaaatgtagacaaaatatgattaatttatgaatGGGTGTATTTGAAATGAATTGGGGTGTGTGGAAGGCTCCTATCATTGTATCTTCAAATTTCTCAAATCTTTGGAttcttcatcaaattcCCATCAAGGaagattaaaaattaaataaaatcttatttataattaataaaaagaatTGACAGGGGTGGGGTTCGAACCCACGCCATTACTGACAACGGCCTTAACGTTGCGCCTTAGACCACTCGGCCACCCTGTCTGGCAAAAActacataattttaatttgtagTTGCTTTAATTTGTGCTAATGAATTTTAGATCAAACTTTTGGTGGTGACAATTTGAATTTTGTGTAGAATCACTaagttattttatttgattACCTATATTATCTTAAATAACACTACATTCGATTATAATCTTCCCATTGATTGATATGTCCTGAAAATGTCAAACAACTCAAATAATTGGTAGTAAA
Coding sequences:
- a CDS encoding methionine aminopeptidase, putative (Tap579b07.q1c.cand.66 - score = 30.90;~SMART pfam:Peptidase_M24 (PF00557) at aa 87-327, E()=7.30e-46), translated to MAFKFTKNLMKNSVLTPKLVLEKISNNLGNKNGIKSGKNFKQTVRYGEYPVLSHDPIPKHIVRPFYAQNRTEDELKRYYTQKLPFAEVKTDEQISKMRSAAKIAAKCLKLCLDSTVKGVTADFIDRKGQDFIVNSGAYPSGVNFHGYPRALCISVNEVACHGIPSMRPFHESDVVSYDCTVFYDGVFGDCAGTCIVGEAPEEAKKLVSVSRECCYIAIESLKPGVKFSKMAELVTKHAEKNGFSVIREFGGHFIGHMLHMPPMIQFSNPSSTPGVAEEGHIFTIEPIVCQGDNSIYTWEDGWTIATADNGLCSQFEHTVLVTKDGCEILTLP
- a CDS encoding uncharacterized protein (Tap579b07.q1c.C.cand.88 - score = 26.00;~SMART pfam:efhand (PF00036) at aa 16-44, E()=3.40e-05), giving the protein MASGQKLRFNAEHIKLIRDQFKLVDSDGDRLINEDEFRKLFRSFGQTVSNKRLDSIVSEVFKDLDGSKGIDFETFINSFIKFYSRPPTEKALAEALSLFENSSGYLDKPRLFNLLSTRGEKLSKSELEEFSQIMGLNKDVSKLDSRKLAENMCGLLSQVPTPN
- a CDS encoding 60S ribosomal protein L26, putative (SMART KOW (SM00739) at aa 53-80, E()=4.73e-05); this translates as MKTSKSWFYYTVSSSRRKNRKAHFTAHSSKRRIIMSAVLSRELRQKYNVRSIPIRKDDEVMVVRGHYHDREGKVTQVYRKKWKIYIERITRDKNNRESVQVGIHPSNVVITKLRLDKHRRKILERKGKSSTKGKYTEHDVKV
- a CDS encoding uncharacterized protein (Tap579b07.q1c.C.cand.87 - score = 28.50) produces the protein MWDKSYMSCVITSLSSVSLLYVYRNRLIRIPVLSFIDDIRSKRRRLRNESCVDDVDREPFEETKEDTSPKKQDNDPGNEESVSSKKAKHLTKIDDDFKDVSTLDKEFVEELAKETEEEKKVEDPWLESLKTSEFDDTQVVYESPKRVVKPSKRSETVDLIYDLPKVEVIRLLISMLEDEQTPSDYLKSKEFKEKSEKDLKKSPFEVSDLAHVLTMTWQNVYFMTKEEIIESLINYKNNGKELKNYEFRWVKDELAVHGPYPHEDILMWIIYGCVSDENPILVRELDEHGNPKTEEWTKYKDSDVYNIFPVESQTKSQSSKKPEKEEEEGEDDDDEDDEPEDDGFSGKSKKKLIGVRVKDKEEEYQESDDDDYE